In Paenibacillus sp. FSL M7-0420, a single genomic region encodes these proteins:
- a CDS encoding MFS transporter: MRFSVGSKESEVLLKMRGLYLFTGLAGGSFNPYVTSLLVHQGMTSQRIGIMMAFGTLLAILFQPLWGILVDRYQRTRLVLMLTLIVPGTIVYLYNVKWLVVIVLVYSLYTIFQSTQTPVADAYAVNAASAAGTSFGTIRLFGSIGTALGGYFGGLYLNWLGVTELWIPFLLFNLLALMLVMTIPVNVERRTQHVTFTSGIRQLLGNRVFLLFLAGCFLVNQTLTAFNSFFVLTFQMAGGSFAWSGIALMIASITSVPAMLVAASVLKKYGYEKTLMLASVVYMLRWAIQWLIPVPGVMIGVQTLHGMSFGFFYIAAVEYVASITGKELQATGQSLFNMVFVGLGGIAGNLLNGYLLDSGGPGLMYFSCTVSAALGALLLYRVKSISHKKQQSE, from the coding sequence ATGAGATTCTCTGTAGGCAGCAAAGAGAGCGAGGTCCTGCTGAAGATGCGCGGGCTGTATCTGTTCACAGGTCTGGCCGGGGGCAGCTTCAACCCGTATGTCACCTCCCTTCTGGTTCATCAGGGCATGACGAGCCAGAGAATTGGAATTATGATGGCCTTCGGCACCTTGCTGGCGATTCTGTTTCAGCCGTTATGGGGAATTCTGGTGGACCGCTATCAACGAACAAGACTGGTACTGATGCTTACCCTGATTGTTCCTGGCACCATAGTCTATCTCTACAATGTAAAATGGCTTGTCGTAATTGTGCTGGTATACAGCTTGTATACGATTTTTCAGAGCACCCAGACGCCGGTTGCCGACGCTTATGCAGTGAATGCAGCTTCAGCCGCAGGTACCTCGTTCGGGACCATCCGGCTGTTCGGCAGTATCGGCACGGCGCTGGGAGGGTACTTCGGCGGATTGTATCTGAACTGGCTGGGGGTCACCGAGCTGTGGATTCCCTTCCTGCTCTTCAACCTGCTTGCTCTTATGCTCGTGATGACCATCCCGGTGAATGTGGAGCGGCGGACGCAGCATGTAACCTTCACCAGCGGAATCAGGCAGCTGCTGGGTAACCGGGTCTTTCTGTTGTTTCTCGCCGGTTGTTTTCTGGTGAACCAGACGCTTACGGCCTTCAACTCCTTCTTTGTCCTGACCTTCCAGATGGCGGGCGGGAGCTTCGCGTGGTCAGGCATCGCCCTGATGATTGCTTCCATTACCAGTGTTCCGGCAATGCTCGTGGCCGCAAGCGTTCTGAAGAAGTACGGCTATGAGAAAACACTCATGCTGGCCTCTGTTGTCTACATGCTCCGCTGGGCGATCCAATGGCTCATTCCTGTTCCCGGTGTTATGATAGGTGTCCAGACGCTGCACGGCATGTCTTTTGGTTTCTTTTACATTGCGGCTGTGGAATATGTGGCCTCTATTACGGGCAAAGAGCTGCAAGCCACAGGACAAAGCCTGTTCAATATGGTGTTTGTGGGTCTTGGAGGCATTGCCGGGAATCTGCTGAACGGGTATCTGCTGGATAGCGGAGGCCCGGGACTGATGTATTTCTCCTGTACGGTCAGCGCCGCGTTAGGTGCATTGCTGCTGTACAGAGTCAAGTCCATTTCACATAAAAAGCAGCAGTCTGAATAA
- a CDS encoding ROK family protein, with protein MNMLTAGIDVGGTKTLLCLTDEEGTVLEQYKVETQLSREPEVFFRWLFAELEQLCQRNGSSLSSLQGVGIGFPGVMNERTGTLTSAPALNWPATMDIRPVIAAYYPGLVVLDNDVNMAAMGEYAAGSAAGSEHFIMITVGTGVGSALFLNGQLYRGASFAAGEIGYLIVEPGAVHAAADPEYSEFGPFEMEVSGTGIGAKAAARLHGNNSSSLIRELAQGDAVRAEHVFAAAQRQDETALALLDHAYEQMAAAVKNIAITLDLELVILGGGVVEKNPGYVQEVVARVSRYTPEQSLLIRQAVLGNQAGAIGAAAAARSRLNAGTGQN; from the coding sequence ATGAATATGTTAACTGCCGGAATTGATGTGGGCGGCACCAAGACACTGCTATGCCTCACAGATGAAGAAGGAACGGTGCTTGAACAGTACAAGGTGGAGACGCAGCTGAGCCGGGAGCCGGAGGTATTCTTCCGCTGGTTATTCGCTGAACTGGAGCAGCTCTGCCAGCGTAACGGCAGTTCGCTCTCCTCCTTGCAGGGAGTGGGCATCGGGTTCCCGGGAGTCATGAATGAGCGCACCGGCACCCTGACCAGCGCACCGGCGCTCAATTGGCCTGCAACTATGGATATCCGTCCGGTCATTGCGGCTTACTATCCCGGACTGGTGGTGCTGGATAACGATGTGAATATGGCGGCTATGGGCGAGTATGCAGCGGGCTCTGCTGCGGGGTCTGAGCATTTCATTATGATCACGGTCGGGACTGGGGTGGGCAGCGCCTTGTTCCTGAACGGCCAGCTCTACCGGGGTGCCAGCTTCGCGGCGGGTGAGATCGGCTATCTCATCGTTGAGCCGGGAGCGGTTCATGCTGCTGCCGATCCGGAGTACAGTGAGTTCGGCCCGTTTGAGATGGAGGTATCCGGCACGGGAATCGGGGCGAAGGCGGCGGCCAGGCTGCACGGGAATAACAGCAGTTCATTGATCCGGGAGCTGGCGCAGGGCGATGCGGTCCGGGCGGAGCATGTATTTGCAGCGGCGCAGCGGCAGGATGAGACAGCACTTGCGCTGCTGGATCATGCGTATGAACAGATGGCGGCGGCGGTCAAGAATATAGCGATTACGCTGGATCTGGAGCTGGTCATTCTGGGCGGCGGTGTCGTGGAGAAGAACCCGGGCTATGTGCAGGAGGTTGTAGCGCGGGTCAGCCGGTATACTCCTGAGCAATCTTTATTGATCCGGCAGGCGGTGCTCGGCAATCAGGCGGGAGCGATAGGTGCTGCGGCGGCGGCCCGAAGCAGGCTGAACGCAGGAACCGGGCAGAACTGA